GGACTTGCTGAAGCTTTCGCCCACTTTGGGTTAATCTAAGTTATAATAATTAGGAATAAAACACACAGTGTCAGTTGATGCTGTGTTTTAGTTTGAAATCCAATAACAACTTATCGAGGAAGTGGTAAACATGTCAGTAGCTGTCCCTATTATTATTTTTGTACTCGCAATTATTGTATTTATCAGCGCGTGGAAACGTTATCCAATGGGAATTCTTTATATGCCAACCGACTTACGGTCATACGGTATCAAAGTCATTCCAACGGCAATTTTGACTATCATCTTAGTTTTCATGATTTTTATAAGTCGGTTTGAGCATACAAGCGTAACAGTTTCGTATACGATTGCGGGGATGGCATTTTTGATGTTTTCCGTTAATTTATACTTGATGCTTAGTGAACGGCAACGCCAACATGAAATCGAAGTCGCCAATGAATTATCAAATGAAGATGTCCAAAACGAAGTCATCCAATAATGGGTGGCTTTTTTGAGGTTTTCGATGATTGATGCCAAGAATAAAATCAGGCAATTGACGTGGCTTTTTAAGGCTCTAGTTTATTGATAAAATTGATTTTTAGGAGGTATATCCAACTGATCGAATGTTTAATATTTCATCCGACATGATAGATTATAATTTGGAAACTAGATTAATTACAATCACAATTCCGCTCGATTACATGCGAGATGGCGGGTTTAATACTGATGCTATGAACCCTTTCCTCAGGGTGTCACGACAAGGAAAGCAAGTTGACGATGTTTGGCTCAATTAAAAATTCCCGATGTTTTCATGCAAGGGTTTAAGTCAGCATACTAAGACTCAATTCCCAACAACGAGCACCACAGCCCAGTAGCGGCTGTGGTGTTTTTTGCTTTATTCTTTCTGACGTGGGATTCTGTATTTTTGTTCAAGAGTACTCACGTATCACGGAATATACCTTTGGCACTGGTTTGAGTACATCACAAAATAAGTTCGATTGCTCTTTAATTCCAGTAAGGTGGAAATCGGGATTATTAGCGTGCGACGAGAAATACCAAAACAAGCGGGGCTGAAATTAATTCGAAAAAATGCTAGAATACTACTATTACACTACAAAATGAAAAGGCGATGCGCATGGCAAAAACAGTAAAAGAAACCCCAATGATGCAACAATATAATGCAATCAAGGAAAAATATCCCGATGCGTTTTTGTTCTACCGGTTAGGTGATTTCTATGAATTATTTAATGATGACGCGATTAAAGGGGCTCAACTACTTGAACTGACCTTGACCACGCGCAATAAGAACGCTGACAATCCCATCCCCATGGCCGGTGTACCACACCATGCGGCGCAAAACTATATCGATATTTTAGTTGATCAAGGCTATAAAGTTGCGATTGTCGAACAGATGGAAGACCCGAAGCTCGCTGAAGGTATGGTTAAGCGTGACGTAGTTCAGTTAGTGACACCAGGAACTAAGATGGATACTGGTAGTGCCGATGCCAAAAAGAATAATTACATTACAGCATTGACCAGTGTCGGGGATGAATTTGGCTTAGCGTATGCTGACTTATCAACCGGTGAATTGAAGGCAACGGTTTTAGCTTCGACTGACAGCGTGATTAATGAGGTCATGAACTTACAGGCCAAAGAAATTGTGGTGGATAACTCAATCACTGATGATTTCATCGCAACCTTGAAGAAACTCGGCTTACTGATTTCTAGCCAAGCAGACATTGTGACTACCGCTGAGTTGAGCTACCTTAGTCAAGACTTAACGCGCGATTTGGAAAAACAAGCAGTGGGGCACTTAGTTACGTATTTGACGGTTACGCAAAAACGTTCACTGGATCACCTCCAAAAAGTCGTGTCATATGAACCAGCATTTTTCTTGAAAATGGATCATAATAGTCGGTACAATTTGGAATTAGCACAAAATATTCGAACCGGTAAAAAGCAAGGGACACTGTTGTGGTTACTGGATGAAACTAAGACTGCAATGGGTGGTCGGATGTTGAAGCAATGGTTAGACCGGCCATTGATTGACCGCACCCAAATTGAAGCACGTCAGGCTAAAGTTAGTCAATTATTGGACAATTATTTTGAACGCGCAAGTTTACAAGACGAGTTAGTTAAAGTATACGATTTAGAACGACTGGCTGGGCGGGTCGCATTTGGTTCCGTGAACGGGCGCGATATGGTGCAACTAAAGAGTAGTTTATTACAAGTTCCTAAGTTGCAAGCCGTGTTAGCCAATCTGGATAACCAAGTGTTCAATGCGTTGACGGAAAAGCTTGATCCAGTTGCCGATGTTGCTGAGTTAATTGAGGCGGCGATAACCGATGAACCACCACTGTCTGTTACCGATGGGGGTATCATCAAGGACAACTATTCAGAAAAACTGGATCAATACCGTGATGTCATGAAAAACGGTAAACAATGGCTAGCCGAATTGGAAACCAAAGAACGTGAAGCGACAGGCATTAATGGCTTAAAAATTGGTTACAATCGTGTCTTTGGTTACTATATTGAAGTTACTAAATCAAATATTGCCAAGCTTGATCCGAATCGTTATGAACGCAAACAAACGTTAACCAATGCGGAACGCTTCAGCACGCCTGAACTAAAGGAACGCGAAGCTTTAATTTTAGAAGCCCAAGAAAAATCAACGGTGCTAGAATACGAAATCTTTGCACAAGTTCGTGATGTGGTTAAAGCCGCCATCACACGGTTACAAGCCCTTGCGAAAGCAATTGCCGAACTCGATGTCCTGCAAAGTTTTGCGGTCGTAGCTGAAACGTATCATTTTGTGAAACCATTGTTCACGAAGGGGCATGATTTGGATATTACCCAAGGCCGGCACCCCGTAGTTGAAAAAGTTCTGGGCCGCCAAAGTTATGTACCAAATGACGTCGTAATGCCAACGGATGAAACCATTATGTTAATCACCGGACCTAATATGTCAGGTAAATCGACATACATGCGCCAGTTAGCATTAATTGTAATTTTGGCGCAAATGGGTTCATTTGTGCCTGCTGAAGCGGCCACCATGCCGATTTTTGATCAAATTTTCACGCGTATTGGTGCGGCTGATGATTTGATCTCGGGGAACTCAACATTCATGGTGGAAATGGCTGAGGCCAACAATGCCTTGAAAAACGCCACCGATAAATCATTGATTCTTTTTGATGAATTAGGTCGTGGAACGGCAACTTACGACGGGATGGCACTTGCCCAAGCGATTATTGAGTTTGTGCATAATAACGTACACGCCAAAACCTTGTTTAGCACGCACTACCACGAATTGACGGTTTTAGCTGATGAATTACCTCAATTACAAAATGCCCACGTGGGTGCAATTGAACAGAATGGGAACCTTGTCTTCCTTCACAAGATGGAAGCTGGTCCAGCCGATCAAAGTTACGGGATTAATGTGGCTAAATTAGCTGGCATGCCTAATGTGCTGTTGCAACGGGCATCAACAATTTTAGAGCATCTCGAAGATAGTGCTAATGAGTTGCCAATGAGTTCTGCCACAGTTGAAGTTGAATCAGTGGCAGTTGAACCGGTAGTTGCGGTCGTAAACACACCGGAACCCCAACCAGTCCATGATGAGCAGCTTGCATTATTTAGCGATGAAGTAGTTGATCCTAAAAATGCGGCTGTTATCAATGAACTTAAGGGTGTTAATCTTGCAATGATGACACCACTTGAAGCGATGAATAAACTGTTTGAATTACAACAAAAATTATAATTTTAGACACGATTAGTCCCAGATACTGATTTATTTTGCGCCGCTAGTTTCAGGGTACTTTCAAGTTAGTGGCGTAACTGTTAGCACACGAGATGACTAATCAAGCCTAAATTAATTACTGAAAAAATGGCAAGTTGAAATTAGATTACCGACAAAGGAGCGTTTATGGCTAAAATTCATGAATTATCAACGATCCTTGCCGACCAAATTGCGGCAGGTGAAGTTGTTGAACGGCCAGCTTCGGTCGTTAAAGAGTTACTGGAAAATGCGTTGGATGCCCATGCCACCCAAATTGATATCTTATTGGAAGAAGCAGGCGTCAAGTCAATTCAGATTGTTGATAATGGCGATGGGATTGACTCTGAAGATGTGCCAGTTGCATTTCGCCGGCACGCAACTTCTAAGATTCACGACCGCCAAGATTTATTTAAGATTAGAACTCTCGGTTTTCGCGGGGAAGCCCTACCTAGTATTGCCTCAGTTGCAGATGTTCGGTTAGTGACTTCTACGGGCGCTGGTGCCGGTGATGAATTACACATTAGCGGCGGTGAAATTAAGGAACAAAAATCAGCGGCAGCACGCAAAGGAACGGACATTACCGTCAGTGATTTGTTCTTTAATACACCGGCGCGCTTGAAGTATTTACGGTCGCAAGCAACGGAACTCTCCAAGATTGTCGACATTGTCAATCGATTGGCAATGAGCTATCCGGATGTAACTTTCCACTTGTCACACAATGGCAAGGACTTATTGCGCACGGCTGGAAATGGTGACTTAAAGCAAGTTTTCGCAGATGTGTATGGTATACAAAATGCCCGCAAAATGCTGGCAATTAATGGTAGCGATAATGATTTTACGATTGATGGTTATGTGTCATTACCAGAATTAACACGCGCATCTCGTGAATACATTTCGGTCTTGATTAATGGTCGTTACATCAAAAATTTTGCCATTACTAAAGCGCTAATTAAAGGGTATGGCTCAAAGCTGATGGTTGGCCGGTTCCCAATGGCGGTCATCAATATTAAAATGGATCCGCTCTTGGTCGACGTAAATGTCCACCCCACCAAGCAAGAGGTCCGGTTGAGCAAAGAAGCTGAACTGGCGGAATTATTGACACGTTTGGTGAGCGAAAAACTTGGTTCGATTAATTTGATGCCAGATGGTTACCAGAATTTAATGGAACACGCGAAGGCTGAAGAAACACCGCAGCTTAATACGAGTGATGCCCAAGCAACCGTCTCAGAAAATTTGCCAGTCGATTTCTTGACGCAATTGAATCAAGCATCAGCGAAGTACACATTAGGAACTCGTGATGGTGCTCACCTGCAAAAAGATAAGCCCACAAGTTTGCCAGATGCCTTACCAAGTGATGCAACGGTGCAACCAATTGTGGTAAAAACGCGTGCCGAGTTAGCTTCAGCGCGGGTAAAATCATTTGCAACACGCTATGCAGATGAAAAAATCACAGCATTCGGAGCCAAAAGTGCACCAATTGCTCAAGCACAAACGGAAATCGATTTACATGTGATGCCTGAAAATTTGAGTACAATGGCGGAAAATGAGCAAACGAATGGTGGTGAGCGCTTCCCTGATTTACAATATATCGGGCAAATGTTTGGGACGTTTTTGTTTGCGCAGGGACCAGCCGGATTGTATCTGATTGATCAGCACGCAGCGCAAGAGCGAGTTAAGTATGAATATTATCGTGAAGAAATCGGTAAAGTCGCAACTGACCAACAACGCTTGTTAGTACCACTGGTATTGGATTACCCAATGGTGGACGCGATTAAGTTACGCGATCATGAACATGAGTTGGAGGCGGTCGGTTTGTACTTGGAACCATTTGGGGATAATACATTTGTCGTGAAGCA
This is a stretch of genomic DNA from Periweissella cryptocerci. It encodes these proteins:
- the mutS gene encoding DNA mismatch repair protein MutS, which gives rise to MAKTVKETPMMQQYNAIKEKYPDAFLFYRLGDFYELFNDDAIKGAQLLELTLTTRNKNADNPIPMAGVPHHAAQNYIDILVDQGYKVAIVEQMEDPKLAEGMVKRDVVQLVTPGTKMDTGSADAKKNNYITALTSVGDEFGLAYADLSTGELKATVLASTDSVINEVMNLQAKEIVVDNSITDDFIATLKKLGLLISSQADIVTTAELSYLSQDLTRDLEKQAVGHLVTYLTVTQKRSLDHLQKVVSYEPAFFLKMDHNSRYNLELAQNIRTGKKQGTLLWLLDETKTAMGGRMLKQWLDRPLIDRTQIEARQAKVSQLLDNYFERASLQDELVKVYDLERLAGRVAFGSVNGRDMVQLKSSLLQVPKLQAVLANLDNQVFNALTEKLDPVADVAELIEAAITDEPPLSVTDGGIIKDNYSEKLDQYRDVMKNGKQWLAELETKEREATGINGLKIGYNRVFGYYIEVTKSNIAKLDPNRYERKQTLTNAERFSTPELKEREALILEAQEKSTVLEYEIFAQVRDVVKAAITRLQALAKAIAELDVLQSFAVVAETYHFVKPLFTKGHDLDITQGRHPVVEKVLGRQSYVPNDVVMPTDETIMLITGPNMSGKSTYMRQLALIVILAQMGSFVPAEAATMPIFDQIFTRIGAADDLISGNSTFMVEMAEANNALKNATDKSLILFDELGRGTATYDGMALAQAIIEFVHNNVHAKTLFSTHYHELTVLADELPQLQNAHVGAIEQNGNLVFLHKMEAGPADQSYGINVAKLAGMPNVLLQRASTILEHLEDSANELPMSSATVEVESVAVEPVVAVVNTPEPQPVHDEQLALFSDEVVDPKNAAVINELKGVNLAMMTPLEAMNKLFELQQKL
- the mutL gene encoding DNA mismatch repair endonuclease MutL; the protein is MAKIHELSTILADQIAAGEVVERPASVVKELLENALDAHATQIDILLEEAGVKSIQIVDNGDGIDSEDVPVAFRRHATSKIHDRQDLFKIRTLGFRGEALPSIASVADVRLVTSTGAGAGDELHISGGEIKEQKSAAARKGTDITVSDLFFNTPARLKYLRSQATELSKIVDIVNRLAMSYPDVTFHLSHNGKDLLRTAGNGDLKQVFADVYGIQNARKMLAINGSDNDFTIDGYVSLPELTRASREYISVLINGRYIKNFAITKALIKGYGSKLMVGRFPMAVINIKMDPLLVDVNVHPTKQEVRLSKEAELAELLTRLVSEKLGSINLMPDGYQNLMEHAKAEETPQLNTSDAQATVSENLPVDFLTQLNQASAKYTLGTRDGAHLQKDKPTSLPDALPSDATVQPIVVKTRAELASARVKSFATRYADEKITAFGAKSAPIAQAQTEIDLHVMPENLSTMAENEQTNGGERFPDLQYIGQMFGTFLFAQGPAGLYLIDQHAAQERVKYEYYREEIGKVATDQQRLLVPLVLDYPMVDAIKLRDHEHELEAVGLYLEPFGDNTFVVKQHPTWFVEGQEEATIREMVDWLLRDGSLTVAQFRERTAIMMSCKRSIKANWHLDDLQAKALITQLATTQNPFNCPHGRPVVVTFSLTDMEKMFKRIQDSHESWVEYDNHPY